CAAATTTGTCACTGTTAATTTCTTTTCAGGCAAATAACCTTCAGAtaagttcagttactcagttgtgtccgactctttgagactccatgctcaGACTAAGAAACATATCCAGTTAAAATGATATCACATACCCACATTTTACTACTCCTTAAACTGTATCACAGTCCATTCTTCTCAACAGAGGTGTGGGTGACCAAGTTGatctttgatgaatatttagggtGTTTGAACACATATTTGAGCAACTGTAATAGAGCTCTGTAATAGAGTCAGGAGGGTGAGGCTTCCACATGTTTTCAGGTTGATCTTAAACTtaagacatttttgttgttgttgtataatTGGTTGTGGACTTAATTCAAACTATGCTCATCTGCTCAGTATTGATGCCTCTGTTCTCATAGTACATCCAGTATTTCACTTTGCTAAAGCTTCATATTGCTTTGAATCCCTATTCATAAAAGAATGTGATATCTTGAGACACAAAGGCACACATCTGCTTTACTAGCCCCTAAATATTATACGCAGAATTTCTGATTCTTAATTTCAACCTCATGTTTACGTGTAAACAAAGATTAGTGATGATGAATGTATCGGTGTTGTGTCTGTCACAGCCTCCACCGTCATGCTTTCCTGTCTTTTGTCTCCCCTAGACCTTCTTCCCAGGAACATGAGGAACCACACAGAGCTGAGTGAGTTCATCCTACTGGGAATACCTCAGACAGAGGGACTGGAAACTGTGCTCCTTGTCACCTTCTCCTTCATTTACCCCTTGACCCTACTGGGCAATTTGCTCATCCTTCTAGCAATTGTCTCCTCCTCGACCCTTCACACTCCCATGTACTTCTTCTTGGGACTCCTCTCGATTTTGGACATGCTGTTCCCCTCTGTACTCTGTCCCAAGATGCTATTCTATCTCTCTGGCCAGAGCCGAGCCATATCTTATAAGGGATGTGCTGTTCAGCTCTTCTTCTATCATTTCCTGGGTTCTACGGAAGGCTGCCTCTATTCTGTGATGGCTTATGATCGCTTTGTTGCCATCTGTCACCCACTGAGGTATAAGCTCATCATGGGACCTGGAGTCTGTGTTGGTTTGGTCATGGCAGCCTGGTTGGTAGGTTGTCTTCAGGCCACTATCCTGACATCCTTTACCTTTGAGCTACCCTACTGTGGCCCCAATAGAGTGGACCACTTCTTCTGTGACATTCCTGCTGTCTTACCCCTGGCTTGTGCTGACAGCTCCTTTGCCCAGGGTGTAGCTTCCACTAGTGTTGGCTTTCTGGCTTTAATGCTTTGGTTGAGTATTTGTGCCTCCTACACACGCATTGGGATTGCCATTTTGAGGATCCGTTCTGCAGAGGGCAGGCAGAAAGCTTTCTCTACCTGCAGTGCCCACCTCACTGCCATTCTCTGTGCCTTTGGACCTATAATCATTGTCTATCTGCAGCCCACACCCAACCCCTTGCTAGATGCCATGGTGCAACTATTAAATAATACTGTCTCACCCATGCTGAACTCGTTAATCTATTCCTTAAGGAACAAAGAAGTGAAAAGTTCCCTAAAAAGGATTTTCCACAATGTAGTACTACTGTTCTGCACTAAATTAAGGGTTTtataatggattttaaaatgtattgactcttttatttttatttttttttactcaatCAAATGAGGAATTAGATAAATAATCAAATAATATCAATGGAAGATGCTTTCTCTAAAGCATTAAGTTTGCCtgataagattttctatttttgtgcataATTATAAACCCTGGGGCtccataaataattttataattcatgCTATTCTCAGTGCACTAATCCTGGGGAAGGAATTCAAGGGAAATTGCAAGAATCTTGAGACAGATTTCTTATAATAGACAGCCAATTTTGCCTGATTGAAAATAGTGAAGATCTATGGCAATCCAAAAATTATCCTTCAGTAGCCATGTCTGTGCCAAATTAGTTtttcttacttcacttagaatgTAATCATTCCTCGGTTCTACCTATACACATTTCTGTTTGTCCATGTTGCTAACAGTAGTATTAATCGCAATTGCTAGACCATGATCCGTGATGAATATTCCACAGTAATCTTCATATCACCCCCATAAAggagttttaattaaaaaaaaaaagaactttgagGATTAGAAGCTTCAACTAATGGAGCCAAGTTTGCACATTAAGTGGCAAATCAGACCTCACATTCAGATCTTGTTAATTAAATAGCTCTTACTCTTAATCCCGCTACCACATGACTGCCCTGAAGGACCTGCTTGGCAACTTATTCAAACTCACTACCTCTTTCCAGAGCTCATGATACACAGAGAGCATTCAATAAATAACTAGTAAAATATGCCCAGACATAGGTCATGTTTATACATTGACTTTGTTATTATCTCCATTAATTCTGTGCCATGACTCATTGTACCCCTCTGTACATGGTGGCATTGAGATCTAGAAATAAGTGTCTTGCCATTCATAACACATTTAATTACAGTAAAGCCAGGTCTAGCCCAAGCCCTCTTAACTCctattgtcatttttttcctacTCTACCATACCGACAACATCCCAGATTACTCTTTAGTGTGAAAGGGTTGGGAAAGGCTTCCTGTTCAGTGTTGTTTGAACAGGTGTCCTGA
This window of the Capra hircus breed San Clemente chromosome 29, ASM170441v1, whole genome shotgun sequence genome carries:
- the LOC102189280 gene encoding olfactory receptor 148-like, which encodes MRNHTELSEFILLGIPQTEGLETVLLVTFSFIYPLTLLGNLLILLAIVSSSTLHTPMYFFLGLLSILDMLFPSVLCPKMLFYLSGQSRAISYKGCAVQLFFYHFLGSTEGCLYSVMAYDRFVAICHPLRYKLIMGPGVCVGLVMAAWLVGCLQATILTSFTFELPYCGPNRVDHFFCDIPAVLPLACADSSFAQGVASTSVGFLALMLWLSICASYTRIGIAILRIRSAEGRQKAFSTCSAHLTAILCAFGPIIIVYLQPTPNPLLDAMVQLLNNTVSPMLNSLIYSLRNKEVKSSLKRIFHNVVLLFCTKLRVL